ATGGACAAGGAAACAAGACCGTCGTAAAGAGGAAGATAAAGCATATACTCTCTCTCTTCCGGTTGCATATTGGCAATGATCGTTGCTTGATTTATCTTTCCTGTTGGTCGGGCACTGTTCACAAATCTCCATAGCCCATTTCCCTCCAAACAATATAAATCTAGACCTTTTACTCCTGTATCAGTCATATGATTCATATGATTATTAAAAGGATTTTCCCCTTTCACCGCTATTTGAGTAGAGTTACTACGAAACCGTATAGCCATTCCTGCCGAATTACGACTCAAATTCCAAAGAGGAGAACGAGATATATTCTTTAGTGAATCTGGAAACCTTTCGTATCGTGCATTATTAGCTTCTGTAGCTTTTCCCAATAAGGGGAAGTTTGATGCATCGTGATATATAATTTGGGCAAAACTTATAGCTTGTCCACAAAGTAAAAGTCCAATCAAAATATATCTTATCATAGTATTTAATTTTCTGGGAATTTAATCTTCTGAGAATATGTCTGTTTCAAGACCTCTCTAACAGAAGGATTATCAATCCCCTTATTATAAAAATAAATCTCGCTATTAATCCCCAACTCTCGGTTAACACGAAGTTGTTCCCGTAACAGTTCTGGTGACATTTTGGAACTACTCCCTTCCATCAGAATCATACCAGGTGCAAATAATTGGTTTGGATTATTCTGATGTATATATTTCAATACTTCTGAAACCGTAGCACGATACGCTTCAATATTATAACGATAACACTGAACAGCCAACAAATCACAAACTTTCTCTTTACACCAACGAGGCCATTCCTGCATCAGATTTTCTTCACACCAGGGATAAGGATTGGGAGCGAAACTAATCATTACATTCGGGCTCTTTGCTTTAATCCTTTTATATAATCGTTTTGCAAAGGTATTTAAAATATTCAAACGCCAACGTACCCATTCCGAATTATTATAATCTGTAGGAGGATTTTTCCCTTGATGTTGTGATTGATAGAGGGAGACTGTATAAGTATCATATCCAGAATTTCGAGGCATAGCAGGTAAGCGGTCATCACCTTGAATACCATCTAAATCAGGATAAAGCGTCAATGCCTCTTCTATTAGTTCTATTAAGAAGTTCTGTACAGCAGGATTATAGGCATTGAAGTAATAATCGTGGTGATTGTAATTGGCGGGGTGTTGTTGATTGTCTATTCCTAACCAGTGAGGATTCTTTGCTAATAAAGGATTATCGAGTGATATCGGATGTCCCTCTCCCATAAAACCATATTCGAACCAGAAAAATACTTTTATATCGTGTTTATGAGCCTCATCAATCAAATCACGTACCGGATCATTGGTTGGACTTTGATATTGTTTAGAATATCCGCTTAGCAGATAGCCTTCTTCTGGTGTCTTATAAGTAGAATAATGCATCAATACATCACTCTTATATATTGTTTTAGTTTCCGCATAAGATACAAGGAATATGGAGTTCATATTCAACTCATCCAATGTCTTTACAAAATCTTTCATTCCCTGGTAGGTATGTAATACAGGGGTAAAACGGGGAGCAGGCACCCAGACTCCCCGGATTCCTTCAGTCGTATCTTGACAAAAAACTTGTATACTAACAAATAGTAATAAAATAAACAAATATAAATCCTTTTTCATTATGTCTATATATAATTAGTTAAAACCTAGTTTATATGTTTCCTCATCAACTTGTATTACATACATCAATCCAAGTTTTCTATTTAAGGCTGAAAGACAGTCTATTAATCTTTGTTGATGGCTTTCTATTTTGCTACCATCATATGCATTCCATAACTCAAGAGCTGATAAGCATCCTAAAGAGGGGGTCAAAGGAAAAAATGAAAAATTTTCAAAGAATAGAGGAGATATGGTTGATCCATGAACAATTATATCTTTACGGCCTACTTGACCAGCACTATATGTTTGCCATAATAAAGGGATATCTCTCCATCTTTCTGGTAAAAAAAAACTGTATATATTTTTATCCCAAGATTGATTATTTGCCTCCCATTCCAATGGTGAGCTTTCAAAGGGTAATACTGTTACTAAAATTGGCGTGGGGCCTATAAACTCATTCTTACTTTCAGCTCTCTCTTTTATTTTGAATACTCCACAGGGAGTATTCCCATTGCTAAAATATGGCAATATATCAGATGCTGCACGGGCTAAATAGACAAAAAACTCTTGATTCCATCCTTCTTCATTTCTCCAGACATAAACTTTAGCTGGTATATTTCTATCTTGTCTCAACAAAACAATTAAGTGGATTTGTTCCGGGAATTGTGCTTTAAGGAAAGATGGCAGATCGTTTAATAGTTCCTTATGTAATTCAAATTTATAGTCTGCAACATGAATATCCCCAAGAATAGAATTCCAAGATTCATCATTTAAGTTTAAACAATCCACCTCTAAATTCTCTTTTCGCAACAGACTATAAGCTAAACATTTTTGCTTGCTGTTTCCGATATTCATGACTTCCCTTAACCATTTATTTTTACCAGGTATAGTTGTACATGCAACAGCAGTCAATAGCTGATATTGAAGTTCTGGAGAAAAAGTGTGGTACATAGACATAAGTTTCCGCAAATATTTTTTTTCTCTTTTTCCATAACAATTGAAAGCTGAAATCTGCCATAGATTTTTCTGAATTGAAGATTCATCTTGTAATAATTGCAAATTCATGTTCTGCAACTGCTCAATAAAAGCTTGTCTTTGTTGCTTTTGTGTCCGAACAGAAATGGGTTGAGAGTATCCTAATTGTTCTCCTGTTAAGACAAAAAAAATAATAATTAAAAAGTAGATTTTCATCTATTATGTCCTCCAAAAATATTTTTTATAAGTAAAGAATGACGCTATACCTATTGACAATGCAGTAATCATTAATCCTTTAATAAAACCAAGATAAGCATTTTGATTGAATATATTCAAAAAGACATTTAATCCTAGCAAACCAATAATTGGTGTTATAACTAATTGGGGAGCAACATAAGCAATCATGGGGTTTTGTCCCACCATTTCAAATGGTCTGGTTATTATTTTATAACGATAAATATCGCAGATTATAGAAAGTGCGATCATTGCCATAAACGCAAGTCCAGATGTCAGAAAATAATAACTAAATGTTGAATGATCTTTACGGATTCCACCTTCAAAAGCTTCAAAACATAATCCTAGCATTATTAGATAAGCCCCTATAACAAATAGTTTTCTCCAATAAATAAAATTATGATCAGCTTTTTTTCTTAAAAGAATATATAATGTAAAAAGCAGAATGATAGAGATTATTAAATTCAATAACAATTGTCTTGTATATAAACAATATACATTAATTATAATAACAGAAATAGATATCAGAAGAATTAATGGTAATCGCTTGGATATAATAGAAGGAGTCTGAGGATGTATAGAAAGCCATTCTTTTAGATATTCACCAGCAATACTACCCGGAATAACAATAAACAAATATTTTAAGTAATAAAAATTATACATCCAAGGAATTGGTGAATATTGCATAATATCTTGAGCCCACGAACCTTCCGTATTACTACTTAATAAAATTCCCATAATAAAAGGAAGTATTGCTATTCGATAACATTTTTTACGCCAAGTGAAAATATATATAATTGATCCAAAAATGGCCATGTTGGCTAATACTAATATGATAATATTACTAAAATATAAAGAAAAAGAACGTTCATTGGCGTAAGGAACCAGAAGCAACATTAAAATGCCTATTCCATAAGATACGTATTCTATTGTTATTCGTAGCCATTGTGGATATTTTCCAGAGAATCTCATATATATAGGAAACATCAATATAAAAGAAAATAAACTAATTCCCCATGACTTCATATCTTCCGGATCGTTAATTATCCATGGATACATATGTTGAATAAAAATAGCAAAAAAGGTTAATCTTATTCCTCTCAATAAAGCCTTAAGTGATAAATGCATACATGATACTCCTTTTTCTAGTTTCCGTCCAATAGAGAATGGAAAAGCTGCTCCCATAGCAAATAAAAAAAAAGGAAAAACTAAATCTACCCATGTAATACCATAAATGGATGGATCAAAGGTAAATTGAGATCTAGGACCTACTTGGGCATGATACATCCATGCAGGAAGCATACCTGAAGCTATAGTTCCAGATAAAATCATTCCGAAAATGGCAATGCCACGTAAGGCATCTAATGAAGATGCCCTACGTATAGTTAAAGAATCAGTCATGACTAATTATTATAATGGAAAAATAGCTTTTCCTGTATAAAAAGATTTTATAACTCGTTTGTTTACATCTCGTTTCAGCCCTTCATTGAAGAAAAATGTTTCTCCATTTGTTTGACAGGCACGGTTATATTGCATTTGTTCTACAAATATGCTTTCCCATTCAGAAGTATTGCGTAAATAAATCCCTGGATTGAGTATATTACCTTGGGTATTTTGACGCACATGTTCAAGTGTTTCATCTAGTGTTGAACGATATGCAGCAGAGGTTTCTCTATAGCATTGTACTGATAATAAATCAATATCATTATTCTTTATCCACGAAGGCCAATCTTGCATTAAATTATTCTCACACCATGGATATGGGTTTGGAGAAGAGGCTATTACAATATTCTCTTTTTTATTTCTAAGTCTTTGAGACCATGTGTGACAAAAATCATTCAACTTTTTCAGACGCCATTTTACCCAGTCATTATTGGAATAATCATTTGGAACATCTTTTCCTGTATCTAGCTTATATGCTTGTTTGGTTTTATCATTATATCCAGAATTTCGGGGGGAAGCAGGTAATCGGTCATCTCCCTGTATTCCATCTACTTCTGGATATTTTTCAATAGCTTCTTCCATCAGTTGGATTAGGAACTCCTGAACATTAATATCATAAGAATTCAGATAATAGTCTGTTCCATTATAATTTGCTGCAAGATTTTGATTGTTACGTCCGTCCCAATCAGGATGAACAGATAATATTGGATGATTGGCAGAAGGGTTTGCTCCTCCCGAACGCATAAAACCATATTCAAACCAGAAGAAAACCTTTATATTTTTGTTATGTGCCTGAGTAATTAGATCTTTTA
The Bacteroides luhongzhouii DNA segment above includes these coding regions:
- a CDS encoding glycoside hydrolase family 10 protein, translated to MKKDLYLFILLLFVSIQVFCQDTTEGIRGVWVPAPRFTPVLHTYQGMKDFVKTLDELNMNSIFLVSYAETKTIYKSDVLMHYSTYKTPEEGYLLSGYSKQYQSPTNDPVRDLIDEAHKHDIKVFFWFEYGFMGEGHPISLDNPLLAKNPHWLGIDNQQHPANYNHHDYYFNAYNPAVQNFLIELIEEALTLYPDLDGIQGDDRLPAMPRNSGYDTYTVSLYQSQHQGKNPPTDYNNSEWVRWRLNILNTFAKRLYKRIKAKSPNVMISFAPNPYPWCEENLMQEWPRWCKEKVCDLLAVQCYRYNIEAYRATVSEVLKYIHQNNPNQLFAPGMILMEGSSSKMSPELLREQLRVNRELGINSEIYFYNKGIDNPSVREVLKQTYSQKIKFPEN
- a CDS encoding DUF5009 domain-containing protein — translated: MTDSLTIRRASSLDALRGIAIFGMILSGTIASGMLPAWMYHAQVGPRSQFTFDPSIYGITWVDLVFPFFLFAMGAAFPFSIGRKLEKGVSCMHLSLKALLRGIRLTFFAIFIQHMYPWIINDPEDMKSWGISLFSFILMFPIYMRFSGKYPQWLRITIEYVSYGIGILMLLLVPYANERSFSLYFSNIIILVLANMAIFGSIIYIFTWRKKCYRIAILPFIMGILLSSNTEGSWAQDIMQYSPIPWMYNFYYLKYLFIVIPGSIAGEYLKEWLSIHPQTPSIISKRLPLILLISISVIIINVYCLYTRQLLLNLIISIILLFTLYILLRKKADHNFIYWRKLFVIGAYLIMLGLCFEAFEGGIRKDHSTFSYYFLTSGLAFMAMIALSIICDIYRYKIITRPFEMVGQNPMIAYVAPQLVITPIIGLLGLNVFLNIFNQNAYLGFIKGLMITALSIGIASFFTYKKYFWRT